One Zingiber officinale cultivar Zhangliang chromosome 10B, Zo_v1.1, whole genome shotgun sequence genomic window, attcgaaccgaactcgaacacaaaattttaaaatttttgagctttgaatcgagctcgaactcgaatatacctatttctagccgaattcgagccttaaaATTTTCAGCATATTCGGCTTGATTCggttcgtttacacccctagCCTCGACCTTCACCATGTCCACATAACACCTGCGAAAGACCAATTGTTAACCTCTCTAACTTCCCTGACCTGATCACCCACTGagaattttatcttttgatgaAATGTGGAGACTATCGCTCCGAATTCATGTAGGGTGGACCTCCCTAAAATAACGTTGTGAGAGAATGGAGAATCTACCACGATAAAGGTGTTCTTCATCTCTCGTGGATAGCACAGTTAACTATTTCGGCCGAGTAATCTAGCCGATCAGACCTATGATTCGACTGGATAAACTGGGCACTTGGTCTAATCGAACTCTATGGTCAAACAGAGAGGTCGATCGAGCGAAGGACGAGACCCCAATAACATTTCTCAAATTTGACCTGGTTGCTCTTGCAAGCGACAGCCGATCGAACTACAGGAGGGACTCGATCAGTTTACCAACTAAATATATTAAAGGCCCCCAACCCAACGACCTCACATTCATTTTTGACATTTTGTGCTACGGATGAAAAAATATTCCATATGTAAGTTGTACACTAGAAGCTTCAACCTTGACAAACGGAGAAATTGCTAATCCATTTTGGAACATGTGCCAAAGTATTTTTATGGTCTGTCCTTTTGTAGAAATCTTTGAGATTCGTGTATAAATAAACAATAACATTATAAAAGAGGATTCCTATCTACAAACACATATATGCGAGACTATACAATTTAACACATCAATAACCATTGTTTGTTCTATTATTTATTGCCTTGAGTTCGATCATTGACTTGAATGTCTTCCTAACCCGATTACTAATATTCCTTTTGACACACAAAATCATATggagtcaattttttttttaattaagagtGTTCACCCAATCAAGATGAGAATCATCTATCTAATACGCTATACGATCAACTATAACAAGAAAGAACACGAACGACCGCATGTGCACAGGCCGATATATAGCCAATTAAGTCGTCCCGCAATCCACGTAAAAAAGTACACCATGTGCTCGAGCGAATGCCGGAAACAACCTCACCTCACATGCATGGCCATAACCACGCACCCACCGCAACACCGACGACGTACGTACCATGTTTGTTCGCCGGATTCACCGCCGAACCACTTGCGCAATCTAGTCAACGGATCCTTGTCGTTTCTGGTACCAGAAAGGTGCATAATGCCCGATCGCCTTTATTTAAACGGCAAGCCTTTATCACAATCATCAGCATTAGCTACTAGTCAACTAAGCAATGGCGGCAGCTGCgcgttcttcttcgatatttctCTCCTGCTCCTTGCTCCTGGCGCTGCTCCTCGCGTCCTCTCTCACGGAGGTGAGTCACGGTCGATCGACTTAGTTCCATTCGCGGTATACTTGATGTTCTTTAATTGTTTCTTCGAACAGAGCGTCAGTGGCGGTCAGCTTCAACCACGAGGTAATTATTATGTTTGTTTCTGAAATTAGAATGCAGGAATGGTGTGTGGAGGAGGATTGGACGCCGAGGGTAATTAAAATTGGTTAGTTGATCATGGATTGCAGAGTGTCAGGGGAAATGCGCTTATCGATGCTCGGCGACGTCGCACAAGAAGCCGTGCATGTTCTTCTGCCTGAAGTGCTGCGCCAAGTGCCTGTGCGTGCCGCCGGGCACCTACGGCAACAAGGAGACCTGCGCCTGCTACAACAACTGGAAGACGCAGGAAGGCCGCCCCAAGTGTCCTTGAACAAGTTATAACCAAAAGCATTGGAGTTGAAGATGGAGAATTAAGATCACCATTAAGATCCAATTACTTAATTTACCATTTGGCTAAGTATTCATGATAAACTTGGAACTTTTGTTTAATTAAAATGGTGAATCCCTTCCGTGTTACCCTGCTGAATTAATTTAAACAAACTTCCATGCACTATTCGTATTTCTATAACATCAAATCTATAGTTCAGAAGATAGACAATCTTCttaattataaataattaatacACCGAGAATGGCTAATTAACTTGAGGGGGCCTCTGGGCTACAGTAGTACTACTGCTGATCTCATGGCTAACATCCATTTCCTTGATCTCCAATATCTCGACTCGCCGATTAGTCTTCTGTCTTATCCTTATCGCAATTTCCTGCGGGATGAACACCCCGCGCACGCTCACCCTGCTCTGCTTCTTCTCGATTAAATGGCTCTCCAAATCTGCATCAGAGCTACGTTGATCACCGTCAAGAATAGGACGAACAAATTAAATTTGGGATCATATATTAAGTTAAGATATATATTTAACCTTGTATTTGAAGAAGAGCTCTACGGATCTTACGATAGCAGCCATCGCAGTCGATGTTCATTCTCATCGTCATGCAATAGAACTGACAAATTAGGGAGAGAAAAGGATGACAAGAGCTGAGAAATATCCATGATGATCGAGTAATTCAGCAATTAATTAACCTGCCTTCTGTGACATCGCAGAGGGGTGTTTCGCACAGTATGGAGTTGGGATGAACTATGGAAAGGGTCGCCATAACCCATAAAGACGGGACAATGATTTATTAAAGTTGAGGGAATAATTAAGGAAAGAATTCCCTTTTGCCTGAGCCTCTCTTTAGGGTCATCCTTTATGAAGTTCCAGTTTGGTGTGGCGGAATCTGATTCTAGTTGAAGCTATGATTGTTCCTTGCCTTTTCTTCCGGTTCAATTCCCTTGCACCATCAGCCAAGCCACCAAAGAGAGGAGGGCAACTCCAATCGGCAGTTTCTCCTCTTCTTCTGGCCATTTGTAGTCGAAACGAAGGGGATTTCACGTGCGCAAATAATATTAAGAAAATGATCATCTAATATGCGTTAACGAGATACATTGCTAAATCTAATCCAAATTTtggatataaattattttttttaaaaattttaataaatatatattgtGCAAATTAATATTATGAAGAAAAAGACGCCTTTCTTAATTAAGGCATATCCCTACGAAAACCAGATATAACGCCGGAACCGGCCACCTCATCGATCCGCAGCGCCCACCGCCTAAGCTACGACCGACGCTTCGATGGGCGTCGCGTCCTCGCATCGCAGCCGTTGCTTCAGCGAGCGTCTTCACGTGCACTGCCCTTTATTTttcttctaattttttattttattttttgttctttACCAATTCAATCTCGATTGCTTTTTTATTGCCCTTCCGGATCcgtctctcctcctcctcctcctcctctcaatTGAATCGGCGCCATGGCTACTGCTGCAGCTGAAGAAGGTAACGGGGCATACCCGGAGGTGAGTAGCTTAATGATATACAGTTCCATGGTGGTTGTTTATGGATCGCTGCGAAATCTTAATCGATGGCTCGTTTTGTCGCAGATGATCATGGAAGCGATCGCAGAGCTGGGCGAAGGGGGCGGCGCCGACAAGGCGGCCATTTCGAACTACATCGAGTCCAAGCAAAAGGACCTGCCGCCGGACCACTCGTCGCTTCTCGCGACGCACCTCGACCGCATGAAGGAGAACGGGGAGCTCCTGCTCGTCGACGGAAACTACACGAAGCCGGCTTCCAGCACGCTCGCGAAGCGAGGCCGCGGCCGGCCGCCCAAGCCCAAGCCGGAGCTCGCCGCCGGCGCAGAGGTGCCCTCGCCCCGTCCTCGTGGACGGCCGCCGAAGCCGAAGGATCCGCTGGCCGACGCCGTCGCCAAGGTGGCTTCCGGGTTTCCCCGCCCGCGTGGCCGGCCTCCGAAGGCCGACCGTGCCGCGGATTCGGGGACGAGCGCCGCTGTGGTCGGCGTCAAGCGGGGGCGCGGGCGGCCTCCGAAGGTGAAGCCCGCGCTCGTGGCCGAAGCGGTCTGAGTGGAGCAGGAGCGAACCGGGACACTTCGACAGGATTTGAAGTCAACCGCTCGTAGACTGCTTGCTTGTGTTAGTTGTACTTTCAGTCGTCGTCTGATGTAGCCATAAGGTTTGTTTAAGTTTGAAATCTCTGCGTGTAGAGGGTTTGGTTGATTGTGATATTTTGATAACGACCCACTAAAAGCTAATTACTGCTCTCCAATTATGATTACAACTTGTTCCTGTATGATTGGCCGTGTTGGCATGAGATTTAACTTCTTTATACCTTCTCTACTATTCAAACTAGCTTCCATTGGCTTCTAAATATGCTATTACTAATGCTCGAAGTAGCTTCTGAGACATCCTTGAGCTTAACTGCAAGCTACGACTCGAATTTGAACCAAAAATTTCGGAAGGCAAACTTTGTCGAACATGGACGATCAGGGACGAGGAGCATTTTGTCCAATAGCAGGATGAGAGGGAATGCTGCCCATGGGCGACAGTCCGTGGAAGATCTCACCTTGCCCCAGCAAAATACAATTTCTTGAAACATCGAACACATTCATTTCAGTTTTAGACCATAACTACGACATCAAAAGGTGATCAATCAATGTCTTGGAGTTGAGTCAACTTTACCGCTAACGGGCGTTCCAGAGTATTTGTCGAGAGATCCTCGAATTCCTGGAGAGTGTAAATGTGTCCGTCGGCAATAAATGGTTGAAGAAAGTTGTTGATATAGTCATTGCttcctgaaaaaaaaaaatatatatgcatAATTATGTATCTATCTTGATGAAATAGCATTTATGAAGAATTTGGTTTTGTGGTTTACCAAAGCCAACTAAAAAGATGACCTCATTGCTTAGTTTCTCATAAGCCACTTGATTATGTCCGAAAGCTGAACTGGATAGGAGAGTCGGTGATGAGAGTAAAGACATTGACGAAAAGAAGACTTAGATCTAGGGTCTACAAGAGCGTTGTAAGCTTTTTTATCTTACAACGAAAGGGATGGGGGTGAAGGAAAGGTCACCGATGGTACTCACGAATTTATGCACATGCAGAGAAATTATATGGGAGTGTTAGAATGAGAATCAGGGAAGAAATCTTTGGTGCAAGCTTTGCGACACTCAAGTCAAGAGTAGCACAAAATGAAAAGTGTAAAAAGAAGATAAATAGTAGTACCGTAGTAGATGCGTATGTGTATGGGTATACTGTTTCTCATAACCTTCGCAATGATAAGGTATCAGAAAATAATAGGTGTCAGCGCATGTCGAATGATGGATGAAGTACAGTAGATTTCCATTGAGTAAAAAGATCTCACGTTATACATGTGGTAAAGTATCAAGATATTCCCTGATAAACAATTGttattttctaataatttgtTGTAATTTACTATCAATGGTCTCTTGACAATAGTCTAATCGACGCTAGCTAAGAAGCCAGCCAAAAGTAAATGGGATGGTGCCCAGGAGACATGCCCTAGCCTTGGGCCCAACCAGTTAAGAAATCGATCGGGAATAGATCGAGAGTCGTGCTTATAAAATGGGAGAGTCAAGTCCAAGAGAACTTCTCAGTCTTGATATATCTTAGATTTTTAATAGTCATGTCACCTTGAATATTGACTCTATCATACCGGACCCTTCATTATACACTTATCACCATCCTTCCAAGTTTGAGAGTGATTGCTTCCTTTGTCCTCTCGCAACAGGGAGCTTCTCAACCTGTGAACCTGCATCTCAGTAAAGTTTAGGGCATCCACAGTGGTTAGAACCCATTGTGAGCTCCTTCGTTGCCACGTTTGGGTCACATCAAAAGTTTAAAACCTCATACCTCTTTCCATAATAAAAAAACCTCTCAACAACTTCTTCATGGGTCCCACACTTTTGATTATATATAATTCACATTTCTCtttcatattttacattatacaccattaatttttttataaaatttaaatttataaattgataACATGAAACAACATTAATAATtggaaaatacataaatattacagtgaattaaataaaaagacataaattataataatatataaaaataaacataaacTCATCTGTACCAAGTCATGTCTTTGTTGAATTTTTTTCCACTATTTTTTCATGTAAATAAAATTGTCTTGGTGTCATCTCACTGATATCCTTCATATgaatttcataatccttatgaAATATCTcggctgttggggttgcaaggttgcaaacatagtcccacattgaaaacacatgggaaagatcattggtttataagagaaagatatctccattggcaatgagaccttttgggtagagcccaagagcaaaaccatgagggctttgGTCCAAAGTGGaaaatatcatgctattgtggagatatctaaattcttttcaatccaacATCGGCTTCCCGCAAAGCCATTTTTTGgatttgatattctttaatatcttgtCATTCTTTGTCGATGCTATGTTCCATTGTGTCGTCCTCTTTGGCTTTATATTTGCCCTTTCTCTTCGCTGCTTTTTGCCCTATAGGACGAATGCGGACTTCAGAGTCATCTAAATTAACACTTGTATCTGGATTTGATGTTGAAATGTTTCCCCCTGATTCGAATGTCCTTGCCTTCTTGTTAGAGCAATAAGCAACTGATTGTGGAGTATATTTCTCATATTCTTTAAGAACCCTCCACACATGAATATACTTAAAATCCTTGCCTTTGTTATTGGCTTTCCATATATTAAATGCATTCTCCAACACATTCTCGTCACTTCAACCGCTTTGCCGatgaatataaaaattattataagttgTAGAAAATTCATTTACCATCGGTGCAAACCTATAATAATGTGATTTCAACCAATGATAACTTCTCGTCATAGATCTAGTGGGGCGATGTTTGTTGTAGTAATCAGCTATATGTTTCCAAAAAGCTTGATCCTTATGGTCATTACCAATGATTGCATCAGTGCTTATAGTTGCCCATGACTTCGCAAGGACCGCatcttcatcgagagaccaaaatcttCATTTCGATTCATTTTCCTCCAGCTTAACTTCACGCTCCTCTTGTGATGAGTGTGGTGACAACTGAGTTGCAGGAATAGATGATGGTGTTAGAGATTTTTTGCCGCTGATAGATGGATCAATAGTTACCCTTCTTGGGATAAGGGATCCCAAGTTAGCTACCCATTGTTGACCAATCTTGGGATGGATACATATCAAATGGAGTTGGGGGCGCGTTACTTGGATTCCACGTCtgcaaaaaattttgagaactttgggaatttggaaaatttggagaatattgtggaatatatgaaatattttgaagatttggaggatattgtgggtgagagaaaatatgagtgatcctgtccgaatgctgaaccaacggacgctgggcacgtggcgctcctcggttgctggtgtggatcttcgactgaTTGCACgaagctccggtgaacctgcacagaagtcgggccgggaaggggttcccggcggcgaccctccgacgctcaagtcaggcaagcaagcagtggtaAGTGGCTCTCGAAATATCAGAATACGTACCTCCAGCGAaagatgagggcctttatatagggcagcggagaagcgagtgcacacacaccgaggtgtacacgtgtctgtAGCcaataccccagtaagggcttgtcagtgagcttacctgacccatactgctacagtcccagcatgtccttgatgggacaacggaaccccCTGTCGTGTGATTTGGAGTATAACCATATCACAAAGCatgccagctgtcagaagatgtcccttgtctgtTTCCCCGAACTCCTGCCGGGCACCCGAccaggtccaggggtcgatccccggggtgtcactgcctggggttaacgtctccgctatgcactttccacctgtgtacctgcatttacctccctccatatccgtgggaccggctctaggggggccgctgatgtggcggttccacattttttcaAATATCTTCCATTGTGGGGGATATTTGAGGATTGAATGGAAATCATCGGGCACATATCTCTGCCAGATGATTTCCTCTTGTGGGCCCATTAAAAAGTGGTTTGCCATTAtgttgagttttttttaaaactaaatgtgGTGGGTCCCACCTAAAATGTGGGTTGCCGTgacttcaagttttttttttttttttaaatttaattaaattcagaacattacaaaattaaaaataatggtACATTGGAAAAATTAAATGTTCGAGGAATCAAACGTTCGAAAAAATAAACATTTGAAAACGTTTGAAAAATTAAACGTTGAGTAACGTTTAATTTCTCTCTATATATACATCATTTCTTTCATCTATTTTCATCATTTTCATTATCATTGCCTACCAAAAATTTAGAGAGATGGATAAAAATTCTGGTAATTATTTTAGAGATTTGTTCAACTCTCTCTAATTTCAATGATTTATTTTATCTGCTtcatgtttattttattaattgtagTTTATcgttatgtatttttttaattaaatatggtTTGTATCTCtgtatttcaattttaaatttataaaatatttgtatttgtatgaacttaaattatatatcttctattatatttttcttaaaattaaatgtaagttaatTATATGGTCATGGACCCTATAAATATTTGGTTGATGAGATATTTAATTGTGGAATTGAGGATATTTGAGAGTGAATATTTGATGGGTAGGActcataaatatttgattggtggGATATTTCATTATGAAAGTTGAGATATTTGAATAGTAAGATATTTGAAAGATGATGTGGAAGTGGGGTTCACAAATACTTGAGAGAAATATCCCTAAGAGCATCAGGAACGTTGTGAACACGTGAAAGCgttaatgcatatttttattttttttttaatgaatttgtaCCATTAATGCGTTCAAAGATTTGAACGCATTAATACTATAGTATCCTAAAAAATGTCCACGTCAGTCTTAATGCCTAAAGTATTAACATCATTGTGGATGCCCTAATTATTATGAATGCTCTAAatgaaaaacctccctcccacTATGTGAGGGAGGTTCTCATTTATGCCACGTTCAGAGCTCGGTTTCATTGAGAATTCCTGCTCCACCAGAAGCATAGTTAACATCCTTCGTCGCGTCATCATCATACTCAGACAGAGAAAGATATGGCAGAAGAGATGGAATCCCCAGGTTGGCAGCTGAATTCAGTAATGAACAGGAATTCAGATAATTAAGACTAGtttaatttcatatatatttttaattaatttagaagtGGTTTAGACATACCAATGATGTCTCCTATGGTTCTTCCATTGGTGAATCTCCCTGTCGGAATGCCAATATCGTAGTCGATTCCATACCAGGGGTAGTTCGACTTCGCCAGGGAGAAAGTGAGGTAGTTGTCGATGCCCACAGGCCACATCCGATAGCGAGTCTCCCAACACCTAGACAACAGGTTTTTTTATAGTTGCAGTGGTGGTGGTAAAGAAAGCTGAGAACGGGAGAGAAACGATGAGAGTAAGCAAAAGAACTGCCATGTTGAATCTGATTTGACACTGGAGCTAGTGTTTCTTGGGATGACGTTATAATAACATGAGTGGTGCCATGTCGAGGTCTTTTGTGGCCTTGCCGGATCATGAGATTGTGTGCATTACGCAGCATAGGTTGGTGGGAACTTGACGGATGCCCAATGGTTCTGCAAGTAAAAAGACTAGAAGGTTGCTATGTAACTTGCTTTGTCACTGTAGAGCAGAGTAGCAGCTGAGTCGAACTCATCTCAAATAAATGCTCTAAAGCCAAGTGGGTACTTTTGGCCCATCAGTTCACTCTCCCAATTTATTGTGATTGATTCAAGTCGAGCAATCCACATTTATTGATCTGAAAATAGAAATTTCAATTTGTTTGTAATCGAGTTGCATGTATTGAGCCAAACATTTTACTAGAGTTCCATTTCAAACTTGGGATGAAAGTGCCCATCCGCCATGCGTATCTGTGACACCTCGTTAGTTTTTCACGGGTAAACAGTAGAGATTACTTTATAATGATAAAACGTTTTActaaaatatttaaaagttaatGTAGCACTAATTTTGTTATAGTGGAACAGTGATTTACTAGCAAACAATGCATATAAAATTCCAATTGTCTCCTATTTTATACAATAATTTCAAATCAGTGCCAATGCTAGATCCAATCCACCGACATCATACTTCGTGTCCCAACGCTTCTTTTCTTGTCTCTCACGCCACACCATGAAAAAAAAACagttaaagaaaagaagaaaaacaagtaAAGCAAAGGCCGAAATAAGAGTTAAAAAATGAaggaaataattaaaaatatttcttttttagaaaaaaagattttttttgttgTTCTGCAACTTGTCCACGCGCCGCGAAATCGCAAGTTTATCCCTCGCCGCCGCTGCAGATTCCAGGGATGAGCAGCGCCGGCAGCCGTCCCATCGACTCCGTCCGCCTCTGCCGCACGGCCGGAGGAGCCGGAGGCAGCACCACGCCGTCGGCGAACAGCGGCCCTCCGCCCACCGCCACGTGCTCCGCGGCGGCGGAGGCCCCGCCGCCGCCGAAGACGTAGTGCCCGTCCTCCACGTCTCCGCCCGCCATCCGCCGCTCCACTTGCAGGAACTCCCCCAGCGAGGTCGGCCCGGACATCTCGTCGCGGCAGAGCCGCCACCAGCTCCCCTTCCTCCCGCGTCGCCGCCGCCGCTCCGCCGCCCTCGGCTTCGGACGCCGCGCGGCGGCGCCCCCGCTGGCGTGCTCGCGGCGAGACGGTAGACGGGCGGAGCGGGAGGCGGAGACGGTGGCTGCGAACGAGACGCCCATCAGCGTGCCGAGGGTGGTGCTCCGGTCGGGAAAGAAGGAGCTGGTCGACTGCGTAAATTGCCACCCGCAAAGAGGTTATCACCGGAAATAGAAAAAGAGGAAGCTTAATATTACCTCGGTGTCGAGATCGGAGGAGGAAAGGGACGagaaagaaggagaggaagggaTGAAGTCGGTGTCCCGATCCATATAGCCTCCTACTCCAATAGACAGACCACGGAGATCGGAGAAAACCTCGGACTTTTATTACGTTGCGGAAGTGAGAAGGAAGAATAGAGTCGAAGCTAAATGACATAATTACCCTCCAAAATATTCATCCCATAATCACAAGGAAAGTGTGTTGTTAGCTTCGTCATCTCCGATGCGTGTTCAATTTTCAAAAGCCATACGAAGAAATTCTACAGAAAATTTACCTGTAATTTTTAAGAGTCCACAGTTGGGATATTCTCTTGCACAAATGCACAAGCCAAAAATATGGACTTGTTTTTTTGTGTGACAGGACAAATTCCGTGGTCCTCGAGACGACATCGATCATGGTGGAATCCAACGATAGCCATGATAGGAGGCCTGGCTTTTAATTGAGTCGTCGTCGTCCTTACCGGCTCCGGAGGGCAGCATGAATAGTCTAGTTCATTAATATCGAtagaaaatgaaattattttttgTCTGGATTCCACGATCTCTAGATAACTAGCTGTTCGTTCCTGTAATTCCTTTTAGCGTTATAAAGAACAGATGAAATTCAGTGGTAAATTAGTTGATCAGACGACGAGACTGAAGTTCGATGACCGCACGCGGGAAATTTGAAGTAGCACAGCACAGCACGTGAACTATATATCATTTGAAGTAGGGGGAGGTAGTCCCTACAAATTTCTAAAGGATCCTAGGTGTCTAGCATTCAAATTATAACCATGTCTTATCATAAATAAATTTGAGAAATATAAAAATTCCTTATAGGTTGcaagaaatattattttgaatcaaatgaatatgttaattaaaaaaaattaaaaggaaaacttTACAAATGAGCAGTGTGCTGCGTTGTTGCTCTCAAGccttttatctaataattaccGATTTGCGTCAGTCACTGCCGTGACGACTCCGCTACCATCGTACATGCTCGACTCGATGTCGCGTGAACTTAAAGCAATTCTTCCAAGGAAAGGAGGAGCGAGTATTGATTCTCGAGATAGCAGGTCGCAATGATGTGTCAGAGTACCAGTCCGAGTTGCTTGATAGAAGAGGAGAGACGAGGAGTGAAGTGCGGCATCAAAGCACGGTACGCACTTGATCCCCAACAGGCCCAGCTGGCTGCCTTTTGGCGGCATACGACGGCGTGGACCAGCGCGTGCGGGTAGAGAATAGAGATGTTCCCTTGTCTTGTGCGGTCAGTGCGACGGAATATACCCACAGCTTCACAGGCCGGCCCAAATAAGAGCCGGGCTCGACGCGACGACTGGGCTTCACTTTGGGCATTTCGCTGACCTCGACCGTACATCTCCCCTCTCTTATTAATCACGTGGTTATGCTTCGACGTCGACTGCGTGGCTTTGACGGCGCTTAGCCGCCACCGGGCGAAGCGAAGTCGAGCAACAAAATTTATCCTTTCCAAGCTGGTCAACCAAATGTCAGAGTTTGGCAATCTCGTCTTTTGTCAACGCGCACGCGCTTCGTTAGCCCAGGCAGCGTGTTCTTCGTAATCATCCAATTTCTGCAAGTAATTTACATAACGAAGAAATTATAGCGGATGCGAATGGTTTCTCTATTGTAAACAACGCTGGTTTCAACCTGAACGGGGGCTGCatacaaattttcaaaaatgacaaAGTACGGAAGTgaaaaacttctaataaaacgttcaaaaaaagaaaattttgcaaTCGATATCGATTATTATATATTTGAAATTTGATTTCGGTGCGCCTAAAATTTGTATAATGATGGGGCTTGAGACAGTGGTTGGTGGGTGCGCAGTCGATTTGGATTTGGAGAGGCACGCGGGGCACGCACGGCGGCCCCACCGCGCCGCCGTTCCTCCACTTCGCTCTCCCCGCGGTGTCGCTCTCCTTCACCACACTTGCCTCAGCATCGCAAGCCCCGCGGCAAAACCACTTTGTCTGGCGCCCTTAACGCGTCCTTCTCCTCTTCCTGCCATCCAAATTCCTCCATCAGCGTCATCGTCCTCTTTGATTCCGCGCTGGCCTCCACCACATCTTCCTTTATATAATACGCCAATTATCCATACTTCGCCCCCAATCCCACCTCACAGCATtcatctcctctcctctcctatcCTTTCCTATTTTAGGTGCAGCTACGGCAACCAGACGAGCGAGACAGTTCCCGTGCAACTTTTCTGGGCTTTAATTAGCATTCCAGGGTCCCGGGCAAAATTTCAAACCACGTACGGGAGAATTGCTTAATTGATTCATCTGCTAGATTAATCAgccagaaagaagaggaagatggtAGCTTTGGTTTCTCGACAAGGAAGGCAACTGCAGCGCTACAACAATTGCGGGAGCCGCCTCATCGTTGGGTGCGTTTACGTTCTTATCTCCTTCCCATCTTCCTCTCGACAAGAATTTTGATCCGAAATTACCTTAATTCTCTGAATGCAATCAGCAATTCTGGTTTCAGTATCTGAGACGAATTTAATTCGCTTTAGAACCTACACTGAAAAATGGCATCTTGATCGATCTCTCC contains:
- the LOC122030406 gene encoding gibberellin-regulated protein 5-like, whose product is MAAAARSSSIFLSCSLLLALLLASSLTESVSGGQLQPRECQGKCAYRCSATSHKKPCMFFCLKCCAKCLCVPPGTYGNKETCACYNNWKTQEGRPKCP
- the LOC122029662 gene encoding uncharacterized protein At3g17950-like; protein product: MDRDTDFIPSSPSFSSLSSSDLDTESTSSFFPDRSTTLGTLMGVSFAATVSASRSARLPSRREHASGGAAARRPKPRAAERRRRRGRKGSWWRLCRDEMSGPTSLGEFLQVERRMAGGDVEDGHYVFGGGGASAAAEHVAVGGGPLFADGVVLPPAPPAVRQRRTESMGRLPALLIPGICSGGEG
- the LOC122030405 gene encoding heavy metal-associated isoprenylated plant protein 25-like isoform X1, yielding MGYGDPFHSSSQLHTVRNTPLRCHRRQFYCMTMRMNIDCDGCYRKIRRALLQIQDLESHLIEKKQSRVSVRGVFIPQEIAIRIRQKTNRRVEILEIKEMDVSHEISSSTTVAQRPPQVN
- the LOC122030405 gene encoding heavy metal-associated isoprenylated plant protein 25-like isoform X2, with the protein product MSQKFYCMTMRMNIDCDGCYRKIRRALLQIQDLESHLIEKKQSRVSVRGVFIPQEIAIRIRQKTNRRVEILEIKEMDVSHEISSSTTVAQRPPQVN
- the LOC122030404 gene encoding HMG-Y-related protein A-like yields the protein MATAAAEEGNGAYPEMIMEAIAELGEGGGADKAAISNYIESKQKDLPPDHSSLLATHLDRMKENGELLLVDGNYTKPASSTLAKRGRGRPPKPKPELAAGAEVPSPRPRGRPPKPKDPLADAVAKVASGFPRPRGRPPKADRAADSGTSAAVVGVKRGRGRPPKVKPALVAEAV